The genomic segment TGCCCGTCGGGGTTGCAGAGCTTCATCGCGTAGGTGTCGGTGATGTCCTGCCCGGCCGACGTCGCGCTCCACGCGTAGTCGGTGCCGCGACCGAGCTGGACGTAGAGGTTCGTCCCGGGGAAGGCCGAGCCACGGGCGTCGATTCCCGGCCCGTCGGCCGAGTCCGGGGCGTGGACGTCCTGCTCGATCAGGATCTGCGGCGCGTAGTAGGAGACCTGTGGGCCCATGACCGCGAGCGGATTGCCGCTCTCGGACTCGCGCCCGGATACGAGCAGCGCGTTCGACATCCCGCTCTGCTCGTCCAGCGGCCCGAGCAGGTCGGCGGCGTCGGGGAAGCGCGAGCCCTCGGGGGTCGCCTGCATCGGCGTCGAGGAAGCGACGACGTCCGGGCGCTCGAGCGTGCCCGGATCGGGCAGCGCGGTGCCGATCGGGTTCTTGACCGCACGCTGGTAGGGGAAGCGTTCGTTCGTCGTCGTCGGCGCCTCGGCGTCGTTCTGGGAGCGGAAGTCGGCCCAGACCTTGCGCCCGGCGCGCTTGCCGAACTTGGCCTGAGCAGCCTGCAGGACCTCGGCCGAGCCGAGCTCGTTGCCGCCGCCCTTGCCGAAGATCCCCGCGACCAGCGCGCCGATCGCGATCACGTCGGTCGGCTTGAACTCCTCGGGACCGCCGACGTTGTTCGTCAGCTGGTACTCGCCCGGAAGCGTGCCCGCGAGCCGGTTCTCGTCGATGTAGGCGTTGATGCCGGCGACGTAGTTGTCGAGGTCCTCGACGATCTGCTCGCCCGCCTCGCCGTAGAGCTCGGGCGCGCGGTCGATCTGAAGCTGGAGGTCCTCCTCGGTGTAGGGCGTGTCGCGCCAGACGCCGCGGTCCATCTCGCGGTTGCCCTCCGACCCACCGACGAAGCTCGACAGCTGACCCCGCCCGGAGTGGCGCAGGACGTCGATGAAGAAGAGGCGGTCCTGGGCGGTCGCGTAGCCGGTCCCGAACATCGCCCCGGCGCGTGTCTCGCCGTAGATGTGGGGGACGCCGAACTCCGAGTCGCGGATGATCGTGACGTCGTCTCGCGGGCTGATCGCCTCGTCGTAGGCGTCGGCGTCCGAGGGCGGGACGCCGAAGCTCGCGTCCTTATAGAAGTCGTTCAGCGCCGCGTCGTCGAAGTTCGGGTCGTCGTAGGCGTAGACCAGGTCCTCGTACATCCCGAGCTGATCGGAGTTGTGCTCGGGACGGGCTCCGGTCGAGACGAAGCGCAGGATCTCGGCGAGCGAGGAGCTGCCGTTCTGGCCCGGCGGCAGGATGTTGCGAAAGCCGCCGGCATCGTCTGCCTGGTACTCGCCCGGTTCCGGCCCCTGCGCCGACGCGGCGGGCGCCCAGACGAGCGCCGCGAGCGCGATCGCAACCATGGACGCGACGAGGCCGCGCGACGACTTGAGCATCCGATCCCTCTCTCCTCCGGGCCGCGGCGCGACCGACCCGGTGATCGTAGACGACCGCGGCCGCCCGGAGGCGGCGCTCCGTTTAGCCGGCGTTCTCGAGTTCCCAGTCGAGCTCGGTCCGCACGCCGATCGCTGCGAGCGAGTCCTGCGCCGAGGCCAGGTCCGCCGTGCCCTCGACCGCCGAGACGAGCGGCAACTCGCCGGCCTTCGCGGCTCGCGGAACGTCGAAGAAGAAGCCGATCGCGCCCGC from the Thermoleophilia bacterium SCSIO 60948 genome contains:
- a CDS encoding penicillin acylase family protein; translation: MLKSSRGLVASMVAIALAALVWAPAASAQGPEPGEYQADDAGGFRNILPPGQNGSSSLAEILRFVSTGARPEHNSDQLGMYEDLVYAYDDPNFDDAALNDFYKDASFGVPPSDADAYDEAISPRDDVTIIRDSEFGVPHIYGETRAGAMFGTGYATAQDRLFFIDVLRHSGRGQLSSFVGGSEGNREMDRGVWRDTPYTEEDLQLQIDRAPELYGEAGEQIVEDLDNYVAGINAYIDENRLAGTLPGEYQLTNNVGGPEEFKPTDVIAIGALVAGIFGKGGGNELGSAEVLQAAQAKFGKRAGRKVWADFRSQNDAEAPTTTNERFPYQRAVKNPIGTALPDPGTLERPDVVASSTPMQATPEGSRFPDAADLLGPLDEQSGMSNALLVSGRESESGNPLAVMGPQVSYYAPQILIEQDVHAPDSADGPGIDARGSAFPGTNLYVQLGRGTDYAWSATSAGQDITDTYAMKLCNPDGQGEPSLQSEGYLRDGECKPFETLERTNTWTPSAADQTPAGSETLRSQRTELGIVSGRSLIKGVPYVFTTLRATYFHEVDPSVLGFADFNNPDKMESAKEFMKAANKVDLTFNWFYVNDDEIAYFNSGANPVRPKRVDPNFPVFGRDRFVWRDLNTELNTSAQAPQDAHPHDVDKAYLTSWNNKQAKGFSASDDTFAYGSVYRSDSLDERIERGIAGSKKMNLVELVQAMEDAGTVDLRGSQVLPWALRVLRSGRGGISAEARPAVATLKAWAASGAHRRDADGDGTYEQADAVRIMDAWWPLLVEAQFKPALGDGLMDRIKAVRSIDDSPHKSGTNQGSAYNGGWYAYSQKDLRSVLRTKVRDPYSRKYCGRGSLKLCKKRLQRSLVQAAAIPYEDVYADADDCEGGDPQWCYDAVESRALGAITQPEIHWINRPTFQQIVEVGTNP